In Delphinus delphis chromosome 11, mDelDel1.2, whole genome shotgun sequence, one genomic interval encodes:
- the MIP gene encoding lens fiber major intrinsic protein: MWELRSASFWRAISAEFFATLFYVFFGLGASLRWAPGPLHILQVALAFGLALATLVQAVGHISGAHVNPAVTFAFLVGSQMSLLRAFCYMAAQLLGAVAGAAVLYSVTPTAVRGNLALNTLHPGVSVGQATIVEIFLTLQFVLCIFATYDERRNGRLGSVALAVGFSLTLGHLFGMYYTGAGMNPARSFAPAILTRNFTNHWVYWVGPIIGAGLGSLLYDFLLFPRLKSVSERLSILKGARPSESNGQPEGTGEPVELKTQAL; the protein is encoded by the exons ATGTGGGAACTGCGGTCAGCCTCCTTCTGGAGGGCCATATCTGCTGAGTTCTTTGCCACCCTCTTCTATGTCTTCTTCGGGCTAGGGGCCTCACTGCGTTGGGCCCCTGGACCACTGCATATCTTGCAGGTGGCTTTGGCCTTTGGCCTGGCCCTGGCTACACTGGTGCAGGCTGTGGGCCACATCAGTGGAGCCCATGTCAATCCTGCAGTCACTTTTGCCTTCCTTGTGGGCTCCCAGATGTCCCTGCTCCGTGCCTTCTGCTACATGGCAGCCCAACTCCTGGGAGCCGTGGCTGGGGCTGCCGTGCTGTACAGTGTTACCCCGACTGCCGTCCGAGGAAACCTAGCACTTAACACG TTGCACCCTGGGGTGAGTGTGGGCCAGGCCACCATAGTGGAGATCTTCCTGACGCTCCAGTTCGTGCTCTGCATCTTTGCCACATACGACGAGAGGCGGAATGGCCGCCTGGGCTCCGTGGCCCTGGCCGTTGGCTTCTCCCTCACCCTGGGGCACCTCTTTGGG ATGTATTATACTGGTGCAGGCATGAACCCTGCCCGCTCCTTTGCTCCTGCCATTCTTACCAGAAACTTCACCAACCACTGG GTGTACTGGGTGGGCCCAATCATTGGAGCAGGCCTGGGCAGTCTCCTTTATgactttctcctcttcccccgGCTCAAGAGTGTTTCTGAGAGACTGTCTATTCTCAAGGGTGCCAGGCCCAGTGAATCCAACGGACAACCAGAGGGCACAGGGGAACCTGTTGAACTGAAGACCCAGGCCCTGTAA